In Paenibacillus guangzhouensis, a single window of DNA contains:
- a CDS encoding response regulator, which yields MLNVLIVDDEVHFVEAVKKMADWPQLGISTVHVAYSALAAEQIFQAHDIHVLLCDIEMPQRSGLDLLESLRRRQLQTVPILMTCHADFHFAREAVRLGCSHYLLKPLSKEELEAAIGKAADTANREQELAEAQRNKMWWSTHQKVYRARFWMDLLNETIPANSEAVRREAAARQIPLLSDAGVLPVLVVVRNWQLELPQRDRKLLEYALQNAGEEQIGRLVPGSDLVQLQNEAWLLIIPAASTHEVVKRELAIACGSFAMFCKQHLYCEVSCYFGSPIAAHDISSTLSRLLSLDRNNVNGEPYVCLDQAERPTAVSPALPVVPDMSGWATLLQQGVKERLLKETRSFVRGLRLQSGINSRYLHAFKEDFLQMVHVVLQRQGVQAHLMFCDEGSLRLAEASSRSLADLERWLTHVIIQAAHYTHIPSSLPDVIGRATRYILSNLDQNLSREAAANHVYLHPDYLTRLFKKELGCTIPEFILQERLKLAKQLLAHSELSVSAVAMAVGYSNFSHFAKLFKQHSGLTPVDFRHSGGEGASDKVEIAAFKSRS from the coding sequence ATGCTGAACGTGCTGATCGTTGATGATGAGGTTCATTTTGTAGAAGCGGTCAAAAAGATGGCCGATTGGCCGCAGCTTGGCATTTCGACGGTTCATGTCGCTTATAGCGCTTTAGCTGCAGAGCAGATTTTTCAGGCACATGATATTCATGTGCTTCTTTGCGATATTGAAATGCCGCAGCGCAGCGGGCTTGACTTGCTGGAGTCGCTGCGGCGAAGACAACTGCAAACGGTACCGATTCTGATGACCTGCCATGCTGATTTTCATTTCGCGCGCGAGGCAGTTCGGCTGGGATGCTCCCACTATTTGCTAAAACCATTATCCAAGGAGGAGCTGGAAGCGGCCATCGGCAAAGCCGCGGATACGGCCAACAGGGAACAGGAATTGGCCGAGGCGCAGCGCAATAAGATGTGGTGGTCGACCCACCAGAAGGTTTACCGTGCAAGGTTTTGGATGGATCTGCTGAATGAGACGATCCCCGCGAACAGTGAGGCCGTCCGCCGTGAAGCCGCCGCCAGGCAAATTCCACTGCTGTCTGATGCCGGTGTGCTGCCCGTCCTGGTGGTGGTGCGGAACTGGCAGCTGGAACTCCCTCAGCGAGATAGGAAACTGCTGGAGTACGCGCTGCAAAACGCAGGGGAAGAGCAGATTGGCAGACTGGTGCCGGGTAGCGACTTGGTGCAGCTCCAAAACGAAGCCTGGCTGCTCATTATACCCGCTGCGTCAACGCATGAGGTTGTGAAGCGGGAGCTGGCCATTGCATGCGGCAGCTTCGCCATGTTTTGCAAGCAGCATCTTTATTGTGAAGTAAGCTGTTATTTCGGATCGCCTATCGCAGCGCATGATATATCGTCTACACTCTCCCGGCTGCTGTCGCTTGACCGGAATAATGTAAACGGGGAGCCTTATGTGTGTCTTGATCAAGCGGAGCGTCCAACGGCTGTTTCGCCTGCTCTGCCTGTCGTGCCGGATATGAGCGGCTGGGCGACCCTGCTGCAGCAGGGGGTGAAAGAGCGGCTGCTGAAGGAGACGCGGTCATTTGTTCGCGGCTTACGGCTTCAGTCGGGTATCAACAGCCGCTATCTGCACGCTTTTAAAGAAGATTTCTTGCAGATGGTGCACGTGGTGCTGCAGCGGCAGGGCGTGCAAGCTCATCTGATGTTCTGTGATGAAGGCAGCCTGCGGCTGGCGGAGGCGTCATCGCGTTCGCTGGCTGACCTGGAGCGGTGGCTGACGCATGTGATCATTCAGGCGGCCCATTATACACACATCCCTTCGTCGCTTCCCGATGTCATCGGGCGGGCGACCCGCTATATTTTATCCAATCTGGATCAGAACTTGTCCCGGGAAGCGGCGGCCAACCATGTTTATCTGCATCCCGATTATTTGACCCGACTGTTCAAGAAAGAACTGGGCTGTACCATTCCCGAATTCATCCTGCAAGAGCGGCTTAAGTTGGCGAAGCAATTGCTTGCCCACTCCGAACTTTCGGTAAGCGCTGTGGCGATGGCGGTCGGCTACTCGAATTTCTCTCATTTCGCCAAGCTGTTCAAGCAGCATTCAGGCTTGACGCCAGTTGATTTTCGGCACAGTGGTGGGGAGGGTGCAAGCGATAAAGTCGAAATCGCGGCATTTAAAAGTCGAAGTTGA
- a CDS encoding sensor histidine kinase: protein MNRRRSGCARHTIRFKLIWGVAAILVPLIALLNYNQYYAMQVVRKQVAESNQRYITMYMNQIDKLLEEADSFLIGMIVSEPNLHMLGSKLEEAEYAHLKVRLFKQLTSEITRNGAIDEFFVYTAFDGGLIESFSSRPPYDERIAVGKEVTRLLSMSPPQPHLVGRDWNIREIDGGYYMLRLLQADVGIYVGAWVKAETLLIPLKLNDLVENGFSLFSTEAGDPMMHASTVQANGIDLSFATGGYTLSGSPERYLTVGALSRQGNFRLVALIPEHSILEGLFNLREWNTVISIGSILLLPLSLLLLRRTIMLPLRRLLSAMKRIGEGHMQGIPEHHSSSIEFRDVNDNFNKMLSQISELKIHVYEERLRKQQAELRQLQMTINPHFYLNSLNILHSLAIVRDYELIQEMSRCLADYFRYIFRSNVSFVSLGEELVHMRNYVRIQELRFPGQLSSSIEVPSYLLELSVPPLVIQTFVENAIKHAFSLEQPFMLTIGGRLESDEHSLGVLIVIEDSGAGYSADVLGSLRQGASLEREDGSRHGIWNARRRLELLYGGTASVQFSNREAGGARVEIRLPLKQLSEGDWDNYAERADR, encoded by the coding sequence ATGAACCGCCGCCGCAGTGGATGCGCTCGTCACACTATCAGGTTCAAGCTGATCTGGGGCGTGGCGGCGATTCTAGTGCCGCTGATTGCCCTGCTCAATTACAACCAGTATTATGCCATGCAGGTTGTCCGCAAGCAGGTGGCCGAGAGCAATCAGCGCTATATTACGATGTACATGAATCAGATTGATAAGCTTTTGGAGGAGGCTGACAGCTTTCTCATCGGCATGATTGTCTCGGAACCAAATTTGCATATGCTGGGTAGCAAGCTAGAGGAAGCGGAGTACGCCCACTTAAAGGTGCGGCTGTTCAAGCAGCTGACAAGTGAGATCACCCGCAATGGGGCGATTGACGAGTTTTTTGTGTACACGGCTTTTGATGGCGGACTGATTGAATCGTTCAGCTCCCGCCCTCCTTATGATGAAAGAATAGCAGTGGGCAAAGAGGTTACCCGCCTGTTGAGCATGTCGCCGCCTCAGCCTCATCTTGTGGGGCGAGACTGGAATATACGGGAGATTGACGGCGGCTACTACATGCTTCGACTTCTTCAAGCTGACGTAGGCATCTATGTTGGCGCCTGGGTGAAGGCTGAGACCCTCCTAATCCCGCTTAAGTTGAACGACTTGGTGGAAAACGGCTTTTCGCTGTTTTCCACCGAAGCTGGCGATCCGATGATGCACGCGTCAACAGTCCAGGCCAACGGCATTGACCTGAGCTTTGCAACAGGAGGCTACACCCTCTCAGGAAGCCCGGAACGGTATTTGACCGTGGGGGCATTGTCCAGGCAAGGGAACTTCCGTCTGGTGGCGCTCATACCGGAGCACAGCATACTGGAAGGGCTGTTCAATCTTCGGGAATGGAATACAGTCATTTCGATCGGCTCTATTTTACTGCTGCCGCTCAGTCTGCTGCTGCTTCGCCGGACAATTATGCTGCCGCTCAGAAGATTACTCTCCGCAATGAAGCGCATCGGTGAAGGGCATATGCAAGGTATTCCTGAACACCATTCATCTTCGATAGAATTCCGTGATGTTAATGACAATTTCAACAAGATGCTTTCCCAGATCAGCGAACTCAAGATTCATGTCTACGAGGAGCGGTTAAGAAAGCAGCAGGCGGAGCTGAGACAGCTTCAAATGACGATCAATCCCCACTTTTACTTGAATTCCCTGAACATTTTACACAGTTTGGCCATTGTGCGCGATTATGAGCTTATTCAGGAGATGTCCCGCTGCCTGGCCGACTATTTCCGTTATATATTTCGCAGCAATGTCTCTTTTGTCTCTCTTGGGGAAGAGCTTGTGCACATGCGCAATTACGTTCGTATTCAGGAACTGCGCTTTCCCGGTCAATTAAGCAGCAGTATTGAGGTGCCGTCCTATCTGCTGGAGCTTTCCGTACCGCCGCTGGTCATTCAAACCTTTGTTGAAAACGCTATCAAGCATGCTTTTTCGCTGGAACAACCATTCATGCTGACCATTGGCGGCAGGCTGGAATCCGATGAACACAGCCTCGGCGTCCTGATTGTCATCGAGGATTCAGGCGCCGGGTATAGCGCGGACGTATTGGGGAGTCTGAGACAAGGTGCAAGTCTGGAGCGTGAGGATGGAAGCAGGCATGGCATTTGGAATGCGCGGCGCAGGCTGGAGCTGTTGTATGGGGGGACTGCGTCGGTACAATTTTCAAATCGCGAGGCAGGCGGAGCAAGGGTAGAAATTCGTCTGCCGCTGAAACAGTTATCGGAGGGGGATTGGGACAACTATGCTGAACGTGCTGATCGTTGA
- a CDS encoding TetR/AcrR family transcriptional regulator — protein sequence MKLREKQLQLTREMIKEAALATFCEKGIEGADLVLIAARSGTSRRTLYHHFKDKEQLATEVYVDNLRRMFGRLLLDFDFKAPRSSLEAILNKYLSMREHHPDLLYYDSLFNVYFASVGKNPAELPEYKQLLIDEARLSTSAFTLEPESEETGQKLVWIERTRMVTHLYFTYLQKSVLNSRQNREVSKSAELEQDERYKQFLLSLWSGQ from the coding sequence ATGAAGCTTAGGGAGAAGCAACTGCAGCTCACCAGAGAAATGATCAAGGAGGCTGCGTTGGCCACCTTTTGCGAAAAGGGAATTGAAGGCGCCGATCTTGTACTGATCGCCGCGCGGTCAGGTACCTCCAGACGGACGCTCTACCATCACTTCAAAGACAAGGAACAGTTGGCGACCGAAGTGTACGTGGACAATCTGAGGAGGATGTTCGGACGGCTGCTGCTGGATTTCGATTTCAAAGCGCCGCGATCTTCTCTAGAAGCGATCCTTAATAAATATTTATCCATGCGGGAGCATCATCCCGATCTGTTGTATTATGATTCGCTGTTTAACGTTTATTTCGCCAGCGTGGGCAAAAATCCGGCAGAACTGCCCGAATACAAACAGCTTTTGATCGATGAAGCGCGGTTGTCTACGAGTGCATTTACACTGGAGCCGGAGAGCGAGGAAACAGGCCAGAAGCTTGTCTGGATCGAGCGGACACGGATGGTAACCCATCTGTACTTCACCTATTTGCAAAAGTCTGTCCTGAATTCCCGGCAAAACCGTGAAGTTTCCAAGTCAGCAGAGCTGGAGCAGGATGAGCGCTACAAACAGTTTCTGCTTAGTCTCTGGTCAGGACAATGA
- a CDS encoding pectin acetylesterase-family hydrolase, whose amino-acid sequence MKKVKRTFFFVIAVAVLSIVYLNRKLIKRPSQQQDFQATKPGKWNKVRLSNKTVATDGSKYFLYTRKGESRNLMIYFSGGGACWDGVTANVPLSLRSYLKHGQFGYYFARIPFYVLSMHQGIFEQRPDNPFSDWNVVFIPYASGDFHIGNTSTDYPRTGSARPRHVKHNGRNNVQEALQWIYRNFDTPDKLLITGSSAGGFGSAFWASEIANHYAQAEIYHLSDSSFLASDNWSAIVNQNWQANFQQQFSYPMEADMIASAFLANGTKMPARAVLMHACTTNDKVLASFQNRLNGKGDEVDQQSSEEWSRQFRASTRKLDEQLPNFYYFLTDYGYDEKTHTTPHTLLPMKAFYEAEEDGKKLFAWLDGIIHKNERVSRGARFLQSGETVPRSQ is encoded by the coding sequence ATGAAAAAGGTGAAGCGAACGTTTTTTTTTGTAATTGCTGTGGCCGTCCTTTCGATCGTCTACTTGAACCGCAAGCTAATTAAAAGACCGAGTCAACAACAGGATTTTCAAGCGACGAAGCCGGGTAAGTGGAACAAGGTTCGTCTCAGCAATAAGACCGTAGCTACCGACGGCTCGAAATATTTCCTGTATACTCGAAAAGGTGAAAGCCGAAATCTGATGATTTACTTCTCGGGCGGCGGCGCTTGCTGGGATGGAGTGACTGCGAATGTACCTTTATCGCTGCGCTCATATCTCAAGCACGGCCAATTCGGCTACTACTTTGCACGCATTCCCTTCTATGTGCTCAGTATGCACCAAGGCATCTTCGAACAGCGGCCGGACAATCCGTTCTCGGATTGGAACGTTGTTTTCATTCCCTATGCATCAGGCGACTTCCATATCGGCAATACCAGCACAGATTACCCTCGCACAGGCAGCGCGAGACCACGGCATGTCAAGCATAATGGACGCAACAATGTTCAGGAGGCGTTGCAGTGGATCTACCGTAATTTTGACACACCGGATAAACTGCTCATTACCGGCTCCAGCGCTGGCGGTTTCGGCTCTGCATTCTGGGCAAGCGAAATTGCCAACCATTATGCACAGGCAGAGATTTACCACCTCTCGGACAGTTCTTTTTTGGCTTCCGATAATTGGTCCGCTATTGTCAATCAAAACTGGCAGGCAAATTTCCAGCAGCAGTTTTCTTATCCGATGGAGGCTGACATGATCGCTTCGGCATTCCTTGCTAACGGCACAAAGATGCCAGCCCGCGCCGTGCTGATGCACGCCTGTACGACCAATGATAAAGTGCTCGCATCATTTCAGAACAGGCTGAATGGCAAAGGGGACGAGGTAGACCAACAGAGCTCAGAGGAGTGGAGCCGCCAGTTCAGGGCATCGACACGTAAGCTTGATGAACAGTTGCCCAATTTCTATTATTTTCTTACCGACTACGGGTATGATGAGAAGACACATACGACTCCGCACACGCTGCTTCCTATGAAAGCCTTCTATGAGGCGGAGGAGGATGGCAAGAAGCTATTTGCGTGGCTGGACGGAATCATTCATAAAAATGAACGAGTCTCACGGGGCGCCCGTTTCCTGCAAAGTGGAGAAACAGTGCCTCGTAGTCAATGA
- a CDS encoding poly(ethylene terephthalate) hydrolase family protein, which produces MNKRRGTANMTTSEKPTERLWIKWLLVPGAVLIMYALKLRERLYRYRPEPLEQQYGEAGPYRCTSMTVNDGNGRPLYTINYPADHTDPSQAKCIDACPVIVWGNGTNAQPDHYEGLLNHLAGWGFVVIDSYCRNTGTGKEIADTVRYIRQENVREESPFYGKLRVDCIGAVGQSQGATGVLNAGKHLEEPLQTVVTIALPALKWCDPKDVYDIGALQVPLFLMAGTHDFIISPESANRSAYLGIRAEQPAVMAMTKAADHLESMGDGGMHRGYLTAWLCYRLMGDRRAAAVFTGERPELYRNKGWRQVRSQNLNDPA; this is translated from the coding sequence TTGAATAAGAGAAGAGGAACGGCCAACATGACAACTTCGGAAAAACCGACTGAACGTCTCTGGATAAAATGGCTGTTAGTGCCGGGAGCGGTACTCATTATGTATGCGCTTAAATTGCGTGAGCGCTTGTACCGTTACCGACCGGAGCCGCTGGAGCAGCAATATGGCGAGGCTGGCCCCTACCGCTGCACAAGCATGACGGTGAATGACGGCAATGGGCGGCCGTTGTACACAATTAACTATCCAGCTGATCACACCGACCCCTCTCAGGCTAAGTGTATTGACGCCTGTCCGGTGATCGTATGGGGCAATGGCACGAACGCACAGCCAGATCATTATGAAGGCTTGCTGAATCATTTGGCCGGATGGGGCTTCGTAGTCATCGATAGTTATTGCCGCAACACAGGCACAGGCAAGGAAATTGCCGACACAGTACGCTACATCAGACAGGAGAATGTCCGAGAAGAAAGCCCCTTCTATGGAAAGCTGCGGGTGGACTGCATCGGCGCAGTCGGCCAGTCGCAAGGGGCGACGGGCGTGCTGAACGCGGGCAAACATTTGGAGGAGCCGCTGCAGACGGTCGTCACCATTGCGCTCCCCGCCTTGAAATGGTGCGATCCCAAGGACGTCTACGACATCGGCGCGCTGCAAGTCCCGCTTTTTCTGATGGCAGGCACCCATGATTTCATCATTTCACCGGAGTCAGCCAATCGGAGCGCTTATCTTGGTATTCGTGCTGAACAACCGGCGGTGATGGCGATGACCAAAGCGGCCGATCATCTGGAGAGCATGGGAGACGGCGGCATGCATAGAGGGTATTTGACCGCGTGGCTGTGCTACCGCTTGATGGGCGACCGGCGCGCTGCCGCTGTTTTCACCGGGGAACGACCCGAATTGTACCGCAATAAAGGATGGCGACAGGTTAGAAGCCAAAACTTAAATGATCCTGCTTGA
- a CDS encoding DeoR/GlpR family DNA-binding transcription regulator, producing the protein MLVLERYERIVQLVNERGSIRVTELSEFCGVTEETIRRDLDNLEKAGRLRRSHGGAIRIQDTDQQNETPFFEREVEHAEEKKRIALEAIKRIAPNDRIVLDASTTAWYMASFMPDMSLTVLTNSIKVATELSTKEKIQVLSTGGILASRSLSFVGPLTERTLESYHVDKAFISCKGIRFDRGLSESNEWQATVKRTMLNIADQVILLADSSKFGLQSFTRISGFGQITEIITDAGIDAETVTGLEELGIQTTKV; encoded by the coding sequence ATGCTAGTCTTAGAACGTTATGAGAGAATTGTGCAATTGGTTAACGAGCGGGGAAGCATTCGCGTAACAGAGCTTAGTGAATTCTGCGGTGTGACAGAAGAGACGATCCGCCGCGATTTGGACAATCTGGAGAAAGCGGGAAGGCTGCGCCGCAGCCATGGCGGAGCGATCCGCATTCAAGATACGGATCAACAGAACGAGACGCCCTTCTTTGAGCGGGAAGTCGAGCATGCCGAGGAAAAGAAGCGAATCGCCTTGGAAGCGATCAAGCGCATAGCACCAAATGATCGGATTGTTCTCGATGCAAGTACGACGGCTTGGTACATGGCGTCATTTATGCCGGATATGTCGCTAACCGTCTTAACTAATTCGATCAAAGTCGCAACCGAATTAAGCACGAAAGAGAAGATTCAAGTCCTTTCGACGGGAGGAATCCTCGCCTCCAGATCGCTCTCCTTCGTCGGCCCCCTGACAGAACGGACGCTTGAGTCCTATCATGTCGACAAGGCCTTTATATCCTGCAAAGGTATTCGGTTCGACCGCGGTTTAAGCGAATCGAATGAATGGCAGGCCACCGTCAAGCGCACCATGCTAAATATTGCGGATCAAGTGATTTTGCTTGCGGATTCAAGTAAATTCGGCTTGCAGTCCTTTACGAGGATCAGCGGATTCGGTCAAATTACGGAAATCATTACCGATGCAGGCATTGATGCGGAGACTGTTACAGGTTTAGAGGAGTTGGGCATTCAAACGACGAAAGTATAA
- a CDS encoding bifunctional aldolase/short-chain dehydrogenase, with protein MVQNLWDDATASQMRSALDLLAYRSNLIGADRRVCNIYGGNTSSKTTVLDFRGREIEVMYVKGSGSDLGSMKACHFTGLRLEDIRPLIERDSMSDEEMVAYLGHCMIDAKHPRASIETLLHAFLPFKHVDHTHPDAIISLCCADNGKEIAKEIFGDRFVWVPYIRPGFTLSKMIADGVMANPKAELVLMEKHGLVTWGETQEECYAQTIRIINEATDYIEARMNESQLFGGLKHQALPMEVRHQIAARVMPIIRGVVSDSQKMMLSFDDEADVLSFVGGNNSPQLSQVGAACPDHLVHTKVVPLFIDWTPDPEDLEGLEAKLIEGIDAYKTQYTAYFERNKSEGDRMFQAAPRVILIPGIGMINTGKSWALSQVSGALYHRAIAVMRGATSLGQFVSLSEKESYQVEYWPLELYKLSLAPAEAEFSRKIAFITGGAGGIGSETARRLVSEGAHVVLADLNLEGAQQVAQDINEKYGANRAFAVRMDVTDEQAVQAAYDETALMYGGVDIIVNNAGLATSSSFDQTTLKEWNLNINVLGTGYFLVAREAFKMMKRQGIGGNMVFVGSKNTVYAGKNASAYSAVKALEAHLARCIAAEGGEFGIRVNTILPDAILQGSAIWNSSWRNERAAAYGIEPDQLEEYYRKRTTLLVNIYPKDIAEGITFFASSKSDKTTGCMLTIDGGVPAAFTR; from the coding sequence ATGGTTCAAAACCTATGGGATGACGCAACGGCTTCGCAAATGAGAAGTGCACTTGATCTATTAGCTTATCGCTCCAACCTGATCGGAGCAGATCGTCGTGTGTGCAACATTTATGGCGGCAATACTTCTTCCAAAACGACGGTTCTGGATTTTCGCGGACGCGAAATCGAGGTCATGTATGTCAAAGGCAGCGGCTCGGACCTTGGATCTATGAAGGCATGTCATTTTACCGGGCTTCGGTTGGAGGATATCCGGCCACTGATCGAACGTGATTCGATGTCGGATGAGGAAATGGTTGCTTATTTGGGACATTGCATGATCGATGCCAAACATCCGCGTGCCTCGATCGAAACGCTGCTGCATGCGTTTCTTCCGTTCAAGCATGTCGATCACACCCATCCGGATGCGATTATTAGTCTATGCTGCGCAGATAACGGTAAGGAGATTGCGAAGGAGATATTTGGCGATCGGTTCGTATGGGTGCCTTATATCCGTCCAGGATTTACGTTGTCGAAGATGATCGCGGATGGCGTCATGGCGAATCCGAAAGCCGAGCTTGTTCTTATGGAGAAGCATGGACTTGTCACGTGGGGCGAGACGCAGGAAGAGTGCTACGCGCAGACGATTCGCATCATTAATGAAGCAACAGACTATATTGAAGCGCGCATGAATGAGTCGCAATTGTTCGGAGGTTTGAAACACCAAGCGCTGCCAATGGAGGTGCGTCATCAGATCGCCGCACGGGTGATGCCGATCATCCGCGGGGTGGTATCGGATTCTCAGAAGATGATGCTGTCCTTTGACGATGAGGCGGATGTATTAAGCTTCGTAGGCGGTAATAATTCGCCGCAGCTGTCTCAAGTTGGCGCAGCCTGTCCGGATCATCTGGTACATACGAAAGTTGTACCGCTATTTATCGATTGGACGCCGGATCCTGAGGATCTTGAAGGATTAGAAGCGAAGTTAATTGAAGGCATTGATGCCTATAAGACACAATATACGGCCTATTTCGAACGAAATAAGTCGGAAGGTGATCGCATGTTCCAAGCTGCGCCGCGCGTCATCCTTATCCCGGGTATCGGTATGATCAATACAGGCAAGAGCTGGGCTCTCTCGCAAGTCAGTGGCGCATTATATCACCGTGCGATCGCTGTGATGCGCGGCGCAACGTCACTCGGTCAGTTCGTCTCCTTGTCCGAGAAAGAGTCGTACCAAGTGGAGTATTGGCCGTTAGAGCTCTACAAGCTTTCTTTGGCTCCTGCCGAAGCTGAATTTTCACGAAAAATTGCATTTATTACCGGCGGAGCAGGGGGGATTGGCAGCGAAACGGCACGCCGGCTTGTATCGGAAGGCGCGCATGTCGTGCTCGCCGACCTGAACTTGGAAGGTGCGCAGCAGGTAGCGCAAGATATTAATGAAAAGTATGGAGCGAACCGTGCATTTGCCGTACGAATGGATGTGACGGACGAGCAAGCGGTGCAAGCGGCCTATGATGAGACGGCGTTGATGTATGGCGGGGTGGATATCATCGTGAATAACGCAGGGTTGGCGACTTCCAGTTCGTTCGACCAGACCACGCTTAAGGAATGGAACTTGAACATAAATGTGCTCGGCACGGGATATTTCTTGGTTGCACGTGAAGCGTTCAAAATGATGAAACGTCAAGGCATCGGAGGGAACATGGTATTCGTCGGTTCCAAGAACACGGTCTATGCCGGCAAAAACGCATCAGCTTATAGCGCAGTCAAAGCACTCGAAGCGCATCTTGCACGCTGTATTGCTGCCGAGGGCGGCGAATTCGGCATTCGCGTCAATACGATTTTGCCGGATGCGATTCTTCAAGGTTCAGCCATTTGGAACAGTTCCTGGCGGAATGAACGGGCTGCGGCGTATGGGATCGAACCAGATCAACTCGAAGAATACTATCGCAAACGTACAACACTGCTTGTGAATATCTATCCTAAGGATATTGCGGAGGGAATCACATTTTTTGCTTCATCCAAATCCGACAAGACGACGGGATGCATGTTAACGATTGATGGCGGCGTACCGGCGGCATTCACTCGATAG
- the rhaA gene encoding L-rhamnose isomerase has product MNQAIESSYHEAKQLYAKHGIDVDAVLRKLSEIKISLHCWQGDDVQGFLFKDKALSGGIAVTGKYPGRARTPDELRQDLEKALSMIPGKHKVNLHAIYADTDVQVDLNELEPVHFQGWVEWAKQNGLGLDFNPTMFSHPKAEDGFTLSHPDPEIRQFWIEHCKASRRIGAYFGEQLGQPCVTNYWLPDGYKDTPVDRLSPRVRLCEALDEIFQEVANPAHNIDAVESKLFGLGSESYVVGSHEFYMGYAMSRGKAMCLDSGHFHPTEMISGKISSILMFTDRLLLHMSRPVRWDSDHVVTMDDELLDIARELVRGNFLDRTHIGLDYFDGSINHVAAWVIGTRNTQKALLRAMLEPVNILRKLEEDRDYTSRLALVEEFKSYPFGAVWDYYCAQAGVPVREDWLHAVKSYEQEVLIKR; this is encoded by the coding sequence ATGAATCAAGCGATTGAATCCAGCTATCATGAAGCTAAGCAGCTTTATGCCAAGCATGGAATCGATGTGGATGCAGTACTGCGCAAGCTAAGCGAGATAAAAATTTCGCTGCACTGCTGGCAAGGAGACGATGTGCAGGGGTTCCTTTTCAAGGATAAAGCATTAAGCGGGGGGATTGCCGTCACGGGTAAGTATCCTGGGCGAGCGCGTACACCTGATGAGTTGCGTCAGGATTTGGAGAAAGCGTTGTCCATGATCCCGGGGAAGCACAAAGTTAATCTGCATGCCATCTATGCGGATACCGATGTGCAAGTTGATTTGAATGAGCTCGAGCCGGTTCATTTTCAAGGCTGGGTGGAGTGGGCCAAACAGAATGGCTTAGGGCTTGATTTTAATCCGACCATGTTCTCCCATCCGAAGGCTGAGGATGGATTTACGTTAAGCCACCCTGATCCTGAAATCCGCCAATTCTGGATTGAGCATTGCAAGGCATCGCGTCGAATTGGCGCCTACTTCGGGGAACAGCTTGGTCAACCGTGCGTAACGAACTATTGGTTGCCGGACGGTTACAAGGATACGCCGGTAGACCGGCTGTCTCCGCGAGTTCGTCTCTGCGAAGCACTTGATGAGATTTTCCAAGAAGTAGCGAATCCAGCGCACAATATCGATGCAGTAGAGAGCAAGCTGTTCGGTCTCGGGTCGGAGAGTTATGTCGTCGGATCGCATGAATTTTATATGGGCTATGCCATGAGCAGAGGCAAGGCGATGTGCCTGGATTCAGGCCACTTTCACCCGACAGAGATGATCTCAGGTAAAATTTCTTCCATACTGATGTTTACGGATCGGCTGCTGCTTCATATGAGCCGGCCTGTCCGCTGGGACAGCGATCATGTCGTGACGATGGATGATGAACTGCTCGATATTGCTCGAGAACTAGTTCGAGGCAATTTCCTCGACCGCACGCATATTGGATTGGATTACTTCGATGGCAGTATCAACCATGTCGCCGCTTGGGTGATCGGGACGCGTAATACGCAGAAGGCGTTGCTGAGAGCTATGCTAGAGCCAGTGAATATATTGAGAAAGCTGGAAGAGGACCGTGATTATACCTCTCGTCTTGCGCTCGTGGAAGAATTTAAGTCCTATCCTTTTGGCGCGGTGTGGGATTATTATTGCGCGCAAGCAGGAGTTCCTGTAAGAGAAGACTGGCTTCATGCCGTGAAAAGTTATGAACAAGAAGTGCTGATTAAAAGATAA